The window tcacagggtggttgttgtgaggagaaacctaagtatgtagtactctgggatccttggaagaagagcgggatataaaatgtaaaaataataaaatgtaaaaaaaaaattaaaaaaatagcgAATCTGAAAATGCAACTTTTCTGCCTCCTTAGAAGCTCCCGTGGGCGGGTGTCTGTGTGGAATCCAATTGCAGAGCAATTTTTTCCAAGCCACCCACCTTTCTGCTTTGTTTATAGTTCAATACATGACCACATGGATGGATGGCAGGCTCTGAGAAAACACCAGGTAGAATCAGCCAGAAGATATGCTAAGactgaccacacacacacttggctaATCACTAGGCTTGCCAAAAGGACCTTTTTGAAGACGACAATGAAGGCAATGAGCCAAGCCCCCATCATTGACACCACAGCCTCAGCCTTCTCATTCCACACTGCTCTCCACCCCCTGTCTtgaaagggaagaaaggagggaCAGGAGTTGGCCGCTGCGGAGTCAACTGCACCATTTAGGTGGCCAGACTTGATCCAAGGTTCCTAACTATGACTTTAAGGCACAGATTAGAAAGTGGAGCCAAGATGGCAAACATCCTGTGTGTGGTGCTCTGCAgccaattttttggggggggggggcttattttagtttattttaattttttgttttgttttacttctgCACATTTTATTCTCTCTTTGTCTAGCAGCAAGCACCTTTTAGCCTGGCTCCCTCTATTTTTGCTTATTTTGTCTATCTACCCGAACTTGGAGATAAGATCCCAAGAGAAACGCCAGCTCCATACGACTGGGAAATTTTGAGCAAGTAAATTAACTCAAGCCAGCTGGCTGTATAAAGAGCAAAGGTCAGGGGAGAATTCATCTGTGACCCTCAAATGGCTGGCTGTTTGCAGAGCAAAGCTTCGAGGGATAATTTTCCTGTGCTCCTCAGATTTTATCTCAGACGGCAGCATTGTGCAGTCTTCTCACAAGAGGAGAGGGAGACAGACACAAGAACAGAAGTTTGGACTCACTGTTGTGGTGGTGTGTATTGTAAAGGAGAGCAGCTGAAAGGAAACAAGTGAGCCTTGGCCACTCGGATAAGCAATTTTTCATGAAGAGAGAAGCTTGGTTTACATAAACTTtgtcagcggggggaggggaattgTTGGACACCCACGAGAGATCTATGAGGGTGTGATGTGGGGGGAAAAGCTGTGATTTTTAATAGCTGTATCAACTCAGATGTGGGAATAAGCATTTGATTGCCTCCCTGTCTGCAGGTTGTGTTGTGAATGCCGCCCCTGTGACGAAGTATGAAGGAATGAAAGGAATAGAGAAAATATCTGTTGGATTTGGATGAGGACATTTCTCGGTGTGGTCCTTTCTTTGCCAAACATCTGATGACATCTAAGCTGCCACTCAAGGCTTATAGTTACAAACAACTATTTAATTATCTTTGACAAGATGTAGAGTGTTATGTTAAGGGGGCCGTTATATTTACAGCTTCTTGGATGACAGGCTAAATGTGCAATAGGCATCAAACCAGCTTGTTTTTTGTTATGCCTCATGAAGAGATTCAGTGCTCAGATGGAATTCTTACAATGCATTGCAAATCACAACTAAATTTTGCATTGAGTGTCATAGGGATGGAGCTCCTGTTTTGATTTTCTTTGTTTGCCCATTTGATTCATGCTCTGGCTCCTTCCTCTTATTCTTCTGCTGCTGTaatctctcttctttcttttgtAGGTAAACAGCCATGTTATCAAAAGAAGCCTTATAGAGATTCCGGTAGCAGCTTTCTTTGCCAACAGAGCCTGTGTAAAAGAAAACAGGACAAGATGGAGGCTGGGGTTCTAGGTAACAGAGTTGTTCTGCAGTCTCAGACAGGTCAATACAAATAACTTTATTTTCTAAGTGGgtcagggttcccccccccaccaccacatactAACTAGGAAATAAAAGCCTTAGAGATCTGTATTATTACCATCTATTGTTTAAAAAGCCAATGGAAGTACTAAAAAGATATTGGGCcttttctcacgatcagggacTTGGGCAGGTagaaggctacagaagcttacctCTTGCACAGATGACTGGGCCCCAGTTGTTGGGCATGAGGATCATGCCAGGCAGCGCGGAGTTGTGGGGGTCAGGACACATCTTCCTGGTCCCCAGAAACCTCACAATGCACCTCACtggtgcacggtgcattgtgggtatcccccagTGACAGGTGGGTGCCCCTCAGTGTCTCAGCACCctcagtgaggcgattctcacaatcgccaaaacgcgggctaagggagcctagcccgctttttggcggtgTGCTACTACAGGAggtgcgtggctcccagcagcaaactgctaattccccctccccttagccaaggttaacagagtgagtgctccattaacctcggtgttttgatcgtgtattgccatggtaacacatgaggagacccccaaccgggaggcttcaagcagcctcccaggcttgcgggtctctccaggatgccccatgtgctcaCATGGGGAatcctggaagttccaggggccgtgcggcccccgatccccacagcccctgccggctctgtgacaaggctggcagttgtgtgggcggccgacccagccacccagggctgtctggagattgtctgctgggagagcaggctaagcccctcatggcgagtctcactgatcgtgagactcacctcagtgtCTTTAAGATGGTtagttaaacagggttaagggagtgctcgctcccttaaccttgtttgaCAGCTGGGCTTCACAGCCAGGTCTGGCACTGAAGCACTTCCAGGACTGACTGATCaggagaacagccttattgagtGCTTTAGGTCCAGGCAACCAAGAACCTAAAATAAGAATCTAAAATTGCTTGATTCGGTCAGGCCAAGAGTTCAGCATTCTGCCATCAGTGTGGCCAGACAGATACCttgagaagctcacaagcagagcatgatgCAACAACTACGCATATTACATCTTTCATAAAAGACAGGGAATGCAGGTAAACATTTGCTTCCTCGTGACAGCACCTACCCACCTCCTCCACTCTGCCCTGCACTTTCTTTAGGCTCTAAAATAACATCAGGAACATAGGtcattgccttataccaagtcagacctttggtccatctagctcagtactggctgtacagattggcagcagttctccaaagttgcaggcaagcaTTTCTCCCAACCTTACctgaagaagccagggattgaacctgggaccttctgcatgaaaaacagATCATCTACCAGTGCTTTACAATTATAGCCCCATCCCCACTGTAATGCTGCTGTGGCTGATTCTCCCAGTTACTGCCTACTGGACTGGATAAAGAGCCTGCAATAGTctgagggaagaaggaagaacaATAGATGGCTAGAGTGAAACAGATTTACAAAAGAGCACAGAATCCACAAGGAAGACAGGCTGGCATAAGAGAGTGGCAGCGGTTACAGGTGAATTGTAAGAATCCGCTTGAAAGGCTGTCTGTCATCTTGACATCTATCTCATGGTCCTAAAGAAGAGTGACTGTCTGATACTCAAAGATTACTGGGGCTTTTTGTTCAGTCACGGAAGTTGAGGCCAATGTGAATGTTCAGAAGAGGACGATGCACAAAGTTATTCTACAATCATCTGTAATCGCTACTCCCTTCATTATCACTTTTAGACTGGGCAATGTGTTCACgaaggtgtttgtttttgtacTGGAACTTTATCACAAACAATGCATCTGtctttccagcaatgcccctgaaCCATGAAGATAGATACCTGGGAGGTATCCTAGGCATCACAAGATCCAAACTTAACTGGCAAGattaattttgcttttaaaatgtcctTAATTGGTACTTTGCTCAGCCACTCCCACAGGAGTCAACTCTGCTACGATTAGAAAAGAGAAACTGATCTGCCTCAGTAGAGAATAAAATCACCAAATCTACATATCCATTAGCCTTTCCACTTCACTGGAAAACATTAAGGCTatgctgaattttattttcagttacaATTTCCTCAAAAGAAGTTTAAATATTCATCCCCCCCCGCCGCACCTCAACagatcacaatttttttaaaggtgttgGGAAGCTCTGATGAATGGCAATTAAagctgggggagagacagaagagCCATTATAATTCTGACAATAAGATGGGGATAACTACCTTTTCTATTGGGGTAAAGACACTAATTAGGCATCTGGAACAGGACTCATCAACCAAGCTCCCTCACGTTAATTAGCTGCTGTAATCACTGTAATCTTAAGAGCGCCTTTTCTCAGCTGCTGATACACTTAGGATCACAGCAACACATTATAATTTGCTGCCCAGGAAAGCTATTCCATTGTGTTCTTCCATTATTCAGCTGTTTTGTGGACAGCATGGCTACTTGGATTTTTATCCCAAAGGTTCAGGGtggctaattttaaaaaacccaattctgAAAAGGCAGTATTTTAGTTTCAAATGTCCTGTCATCACAGGACTTCTTCTGCACTAACTCATCTTCTAAGGAACTCATATATGTCTGCATCCCAGATGATTCAGCATCCCAGCATGATTCAGAAGATTCTGGAACATTAGTGCATACTCAGTCCTTGGGGGCAATGGCCAGGCCTGTTGAGAGAGTATACCTAACATGCTCATGCGTCTGCAAATTGCAGAGCCAGTAGCAGTATACAAGCTGTCTTTCAAGAAAGCTCATTCACCATTACTGCTCTTCTTATTGCAAAACTGCTGAAGAGCTTCTGAGGAACACCATGGGTTCCCTAGATCACAGTTTTCAAACTAATTACATAAAAGCTTCAAATTTCCAGCTAAAATCCAGTCCACTCCTATTCTCTCTTATCCTCTTCTGTTCCTCACCCAATTAATCAAGGCTGCTCAGCCTCACCCAGACAAAGAGGATGAGTAAAAACAAACTCCTATTTCTCATAACCAGGCCCCCAGGCGTTCTGAGAAGGCAAAAACTCAAGCAGAAATCTGAAAGTCCTATTTATGGAAGCTGCGAGATGCTCTCTCTGCAAATCCTAGTCTTTTAGTTTACTGATACACTGatacactgaggcgggtctcacaatcggtgagacccacTCCAGaggatttgcggggagagcgggctaagcccactctccctgcagacgatcattgAGCTCTCCCCGGGTGgacagatcagccgcccacatgactgctgactcagtcatggagccagcagtggctgtggggatcgggggccgcgtggcccctggaagttccagcatgctctgtgcaagtgtgcctgcgagcccggtggttctcacggtcgccAGAAAGcgggttaggctcccttagcccgctttttggcgatcgtgagcaTCGCCTCACTGTTTTCTACTTTTGAGCTCAAATTCCTTACCTTCAAACACTGCCCAGTTGTCATGCAGATACTTTGACATCTTCATCAATCCTTTGTCTTCAGTAGCAAGCTGAAATAAAAATGACATCTCTTGAAAACTCCTTGTAAAGCAGAAGGCTTTTCAGATAAGCAGCCTTgtactggaaggagcctgaaaaATTGCTTATGATTGATCTATTTGAAGCTTTCTATCTTGTCATCAAGAAGAAGAAACAAGAGGGAGAAACAGATGCTTCACTAGCACTTTCAGATGGAGAAGGGGCCAAGTTAATTCTATGTTAGTGTTTCCAACATCATCCAGCCAGAGCTCACTTGACAAGAAAAAGATAAATTATTTTCAAAGTGTCCTCAACTTGCCTTTCCCAAGAATAAGTGTTTATTAAAAACAGGTTTATGTCAGGTTCTGTTGTAATACTACAATTTATATAAATATTGAGGGAGGAAAAAGGAGACCACACAATCAGGTCTGAGTTAATGTGCCCTATGTAAAATACCAAATTATGACCAGTTGCAGCTTGCCCATAGGTAAACCGAGACGTGATAACTTGGTGTAAGAGAAGAATAGTGACTTACACACTCTTAGGAGTGGATTCAGGACTAGCAAAAAACAGTTACAAGGACTCATTGCAGCTTCAACTTGCAATCTTCATAGATGAAGAAATGATACATTAACACACTATGCAGTTCAATGTCCATCCCCAATAGCAGAAGTCTATTTACATCCTAAAATCCTCTGCCTGATACCACAGCAGgggacacgcacacacacacacacacacacacacacacacacacacacacaactaaccTGAAAGTGCTCCTCACCTGCCATTGCCCATCCATAGGTTGGTAGAATAAAAGCGGTGTTTGCTTGTCTTCCTGCAAAATCCACAGCCCACCTGTTTCCTCAAATGCAATGCCCCAGCCTTTGTGGCTCAAGGAGATATGTTGTTTGTAAATGAGTTTCTGTGCAGCAGGGTCAAGCTGGAAGATGGACACTGTTGGAACACTTTTCAAAAGCAAGAGCCATTATTTAGGGGAAGTTACCTATACCAAAATTAAGTCCTAAGTGAACACCACTGCATATCAAGTGAAACTCTTAGGAATTTTGTTTCCAAAACCACATTTCTTATATATTTCACATACAGATTAAATGCCCagaggctgacagccagactaatgcCATGGTGATGCAACAGTGTTCCCCTTGACTTCTCCATGGCAAACAAAATGTCCAAGCTATGGCAGAGCATCTCTCAAAGATATACAGAAGATACTGCCAATGCTCCAAGAAACAACTTTATGAGATCATTCACCCAATCAAAAATAGGGATGTGGACGGAaccccggcactggggtggggggctctttaaggacggggagggtgtacttacccctcccgccatgttGCCCCTGCCAGAGCATtagttttgaaaagcttttgcggcaggatacctccctgccgttccttcccccagtcgtcgacaaaaggcttcaaaaagccttttgcatgtgCACACGTTGTGCGCGCACGTGACAcagagacgtgacgtgcgcacgcacaaaaggctttttgaagccttttgccgacgactgggggaaggggtggcagggaggtatcctgccaccccaaaagcttttaaaaactaaCGCTCTGGCAGGGGCaacatggcgggaggggtaagtacacccccccgcccttaaagagccccccaccccagtgcccgACCACCAgaccgccctcatgtccggaccggtccggaggccttcagaatggcctccggaccggtccaggctcATCCCTGattaaaaactgttctacctaggtttgggagatGTGTTCTCCCAATTGTTGGTTGtttggaaaacctgggtagcttttcctcctaccttgcttccacacaatcacttctacccaggttttcctcctaccttgcttcctcacaaccaaTAATTGGGAatacacactgctcccaaacccgagtagaacacagtttttgattgggtgaatgacctctatatctgCTATGGACAACACTGTCAGCAGAGGTGACATAACAATGCTAACATTAACCAAAATCTACTGTAAGCCTTTATTATCCTGTATTAATTTCAAGGGGCTTCATAGTACTCATGCAAAATATAACTACCACGCACAAAGAGAAATCCAGATTCTATAAGGTCATGACAGCAGAGTTTTCACAATAACTTTAAGCTGGCAGAAATCCAACATAACCAGTAATGAAATTATATACATTATGGAGTCTGTCGCTTCCATAGTAatttcagattattattatttttaaaggatgGGAAATGATTCTCTTACCAATCATATAAAATGGCAATGTAATTGCCTTCACAACAATAGACTGTTCTTGAGACTGCATATTTCTGAGGAGGGAAAATGAGATGTGATTAGAATGTTCAAGTACAAGGGATGGAAcagagtggggaggagaaagaaaaagcaaaGAGAAATCTGGTATGTGGAATCCAGAGTCTTGTTCTGAAGCAGAAGGGCTCAAAACCTAATTGGAGCAAATTTCCTCCTTCAGGAACAAGTCTGTTCCTCCAAAAGTGTCATTATAATAGTCTTTCAACAATCTGGCCTTGAATCAAAAGCAAGAAGTTTAAAGGGAAGAGAGAATGTTTAAAGTTGCAAATGCCCATGAGTATACTTTAAAATAATGCAATACTGAGAGAGTACTGCTCGACCCCTGGTTGTTGATTATGTGTAGTGTAGAGTCCTGCAAGGTCCCATCTCCTCCCTCCCTGTTAAATAATAAGTTTAACACAGACATTAAACTGCTGGAAGATATTGTTTTGGTCTGGATGAATATGTATATGTTGCACACAAATgtgaaaaatctgaattaataTCACCAAATCATAGCACTTTCAGAACTACCTCATAGTGATCAATTCAAAAGCAATTCAAATAAAAATACTGCAGActgaccaaaaaaccccacccttatTTTGAAAAATAGGGAGGTTTGTTGGAACTCAGAACAAACGTTTGAAGTTACTTTACTCTAGGCCAATAGCAAGTCAAAACAACCTTCTCTTCCAGTTTGGGTGCAAGGCAATTTTGCCTTATTTTTCAACAGAATTTTACAGAATGACAGAAAGCCTCCTCACAATTTCAGAATTagatttttaatagtttaactTATCCTCATCTCACAATGGCTGATGAGTTAAATGCGAATAACCACCAGTACAAAAGCAAATTTGAGCTGGAAGATGCAGACTGAAGAGGAACAAACAAAACATGTGTTCATATAATCACATTACCTTCCCAGTTTTGGTGGCCTCACATGGGTTCAAACTATCCAGATGACAACAGTGTACTTCTTTCCCACTTTTGTATTCCCAGAGCCTCAATGTACAGTCCTGAGGaagttaaaagggaaaaaaaagggggggggtaattAAATTGCCATGGAGAAGACAACCATGATCTTGTCAAATCTCTCTCATAAAATTTACAActgtaaaagcaaacaaaaagtgtattttaagagcatttattGTGTGGTTACCTTATATAGTTGCTAACAATTTTGATAAATATAGTTGATAGTAATTCTGAAGAATAATAGCTTTCAAATAAATGGCTTTCAAACCTGTCGCTTGAAAGCCAACGAAAAAGAGAAGACTTTTATTCCCGCCCACACACTCcctaaataaaattttaaattgtaatgttttaactttttgctatcATTTCTTTCAACCAAtgctttaatttttgttgtcatttatttgttttaagtattctgttattttttgttgcatactgcccagagattttgggcagtataaaaataggttggatgaatgaatggatggatggatgaataaataaatagtatttctGTCTAAGAACCATTTCAAGCATTCTAGAAAAAATAGTGAGGGAAGAAGCATGAACAACTGCAATATATTTCTTCCTTCAGGAGTCAAAAAAGAATCAAGAGCAGTTTACTAAAGTTCAAGCTTTATAGATACATACCCCAGAAGCTGATAAAAGAAGATCTGGATTGTTTGGTATTACAAATATTCTGCTTACAAACCTAAAGGAAAATAAACGTTCAACATTTATAGTGTTTAAAGGCAAACAAATATAGTAAAGTGTGAGCATCACCATAGCAACATAGCAGGCTTTGCATGGGGCTGAATCAGTATCTTATATTGGATGTCAAGAAAAGCTACACATAAACATAGTTACTGTGTTAATAGGAGTTCTGCTCTGAGTTGCTCATGGGCACAAACAATTTGTATTCCACATGCATTCTTCTCTATGTACAGTAATCAATAAccatatttattgttttaaatattgcattttattataaacaaataaaaggaaTTAAATACAACATAGATCAGTGGGATCAAAACCTGTTCTATAAAGAAGTATTAGATTATAGGAAAGAAAAATGTAAATTTTACAAATGTCTCAAATTTAGCTGATGCTCAGAGCTGATCAAGGCAacaatggatttatttatttatttattcgatttttatactgtccttccaaaatggctcagggcggtttacaattaaaaccctaTATAGGTTCTGATCAGTACAAAGTCAGTCAAATCTTACTGATGTAAGAAGGAGGAATCTATAACCACCTTAGACAGCTTCTGACATTACTTTCTAGTTAGGAAGTTTTATGAAACTGAACTTAaacatgccttctctctctcctcccctactCCTTGCAACACAATGCTCTTCCCTTTCAACCAAACCGGAGTCTCTCTACAGCAACACTTACTCTCTGTGTCCCAGGCAGAAAGACACAATGTTATGTGGTGCTCTAGTCAAACTAATCCGTATCTTCTCATCCCGGTCAGCAGTTAGGATATACTGGTCATCAGGACTCAGTGCCTAGCAATTCAAAACAAGTCACCATGAAATATCCCATAATTCTGAGACATACATATAGGCAAACATACCAGTTACAGAGATTTCCCTTTGCTTTGAGATTTTACTTGCAAGTCTACAAAAGTCAACAGTCCACAAAGTTTACTAGGCTGTTTGTCTTTGACATTATTACTTATAGCATTTATACACCACCTTCCAGACTTGGCATTCAAGAggatttacaattttaaaaacactaaCACACCAACAAAAAGTGACAGGAGATAGAACAGAGTTGTCGGAAGCCACTAGCAGTTCCTTCAGGAGCAGATGCTATGAGCATCTTGGGCTCTCTTCTTAATTTGTCACTGATAGCCACTAAAATAGAGCACCAACTTCCTTTCCATTTACAAGTTTCTCTAACTGGTTGCCTGGGAGGTGACTCATCACAAGTGCCTGCATGTGTGGCTATTGACAAACCTGGccacaaatatttaaatatcagTTGGATTTGCAATGCAAACTACAATAAGGAGGCATATTATAAAGTGGTAGTCATGTTATTGTATCAATAACAATGTTGATAAGTTTGTTTCCAAAGGAAGCCACTGAAACCTCATATTTAAAACAGATTTATAGGCCACtgtaggaggctgttctcacacacagcctaggGAAGGCTGGGGTTAGGCtacacatgagaactgctgggattgcttttagcctgggttaacagcaCCAATGCACTTAGCCCAGGCTCTGGGATCTTTGTCTCCTTGGACTTTGTTTCGCCCATGGAGACAGAGAGATAgccgcctagagcacccatctcctggggggaaTTCCCCTATTttagaccaacaaaaggaagtgctttttttacacaacgcataatcaacttgtggaattctctgccacaagatgtgatgacagccaacaacctggatggctttaagaggggtttggataacttcatggaggagaggtctatcagcggctactagtcagagggctataggccacctccagccttagaggcaggacgcctctgattaccagttgcaggggagtaacagcaagagagagggcatgccctcaactcctgcttgtaggctcccagtggcaactAGTgtgccactatgggaaacaggatgctggactagatgggccatgggccttatccagcagggctgttcttatgatacctAGAGGCAAGGACATGTTGTTCCTGCTGTCGGAGCTCCACGCTGTCTAGTGGAGCACAGGATTGTCTAGGGACATTGTTTGTGCTCCCAGCAATAAAACATGGATCATCTGGGGTAATGGAATGTAAGTTTAGTGGAGCCTTCCCCTTGCCTGCCCACTCCCTGGCCCACCCAGGAGTGTGAATGGCCCTTCAGTATGTTTTCTAAGCTGGAAACAAGCCTCACTGAACTCAGCAGGGCTTACTCCAAGAGAGATGTTTAAGACTGAGCtgtattttaaagagagagagacttcagTTATCATAGTCAGCATGCCTATTTTGAATTCAGGCATAGTGATGGTAACAGGACTCATTCAAGTAAAATGCTACCATGTCTGCTGCAGATACTCTTTTAACAAGGATAGACTAATAGCTCACTGATTTCTGAGAAATGTCCTCAGCTGATGTCTTCTTGGGACGGACATACACATGCAAAGCTGGGCACTTTTTCTCCACACAATCCCTCCCAGCCGTCTCTGAGTAAGGAGTCTCATGGGATCAGTGCAAGTCAGGCTGTAGACTGATACAGCCAATAGTAGCTGGCAGCCATTTCCAAAATCACAGCCATGGAAATGGATGCTGGCTAGTGCTGGCTGTATCCATGTAGAGTCCAGTTCACACCATGATTTCACCATATGTTCCCACACCCAGGTGCAGTCAGAAGCAATTGCATGGAGAAAAGAAGATGGTTGCCTTGCATATGTGAACTCATCCTTGTATATTGCTCCAACCTTATAATGGTGGGGTGCAGTAACAAGAACAccctggagctattctgacgatcagtggaaagcgggctaagagtgcttagcccgctttccaccaatcgtgagactcaccgggctcgcagccgagcccggttgagtcaaagcgggtcacccactcttgtagccctcccctaagcccgggttagcggagctaGCACTCCACTAATCTGGGCTtcccaattgtgagtagccgcggcgcagctccgtgcctatccatgagtagacccc of the Hemicordylus capensis ecotype Gifberg chromosome 3, rHemCap1.1.pri, whole genome shotgun sequence genome contains:
- the WDR4 gene encoding tRNA (guanine-N(7)-)-methyltransferase non-catalytic subunit WDR4 isoform X3, which gives rise to MSVTTHTQPRPIAARASKDDLFIYDCTTVSKNPQENEGEDGKSAGKANHEILAYAFSSSGTYFALTSDSKLLILFRTKPSWECLSVRSVIRRCTSLIITAAEDKILVADKSGDVYSYSITEPDKAGTLELGHLSLLLDVALSPDDQYILTADRDEKIRISLTRAPHNIVSFCLGHREFVSRIFVIPNNPDLLLSASGDCTLRLWEYKSGKEVHCCHLDSLNPCEATKTGKKYAVSRTVYCCEGNYIAILYDCVPTVSIFQLDPAAQKLIYKQHISLSHKGWGIAFEETGGLWILQEDKQTPLLFYQPMDGQWQLATEDKGLMKMSKYLHDNWAVFEGSVGKESCYRNLYKASFDNMAVYLQKKEERLQQQKNKRKEPEHESNGQTKKIKTGAPSL
- the WDR4 gene encoding tRNA (guanine-N(7)-)-methyltransferase non-catalytic subunit WDR4 isoform X1: MEAAEATTHWSPAPGLVIRGSRMLVTGGTKLLAAHYKENERACENEMSSKDDLFIYDCTTVSKNPQENEGEDGKSAGKANHEILAYAFSSSGTYFALTSDSKLLILFRTKPSWECLSVRSVIRRCTSLIITAAEDKILVADKSGDVYSYSITEPDKAGTLELGHLSLLLDVALSPDDQYILTADRDEKIRISLTRAPHNIVSFCLGHREFVSRIFVIPNNPDLLLSASGDCTLRLWEYKSGKEVHCCHLDSLNPCEATKTGKKYAVSRTVYCCEGNYIAILYDCVPTVSIFQLDPAAQKLIYKQHISLSHKGWGIAFEETGGLWILQEDKQTPLLFYQPMDGQWQLATEDKGLMKMSKYLHDNWAVFEGSVGKESCYRNLYKASFDNMAVYLQKKEERLQQQKNKRKEPEHESNGQTKKIKTGAPSL
- the WDR4 gene encoding tRNA (guanine-N(7)-)-methyltransferase non-catalytic subunit WDR4 isoform X2 — translated: MGIPVRGNTGAEAACREQTSFFWRHSPTITSRLLHIWPGLIFWAKTAAGKDDLFIYDCTTVSKNPQENEGEDGKSAGKANHEILAYAFSSSGTYFALTSDSKLLILFRTKPSWECLSVRSVIRRCTSLIITAAEDKILVADKSGDVYSYSITEPDKAGTLELGHLSLLLDVALSPDDQYILTADRDEKIRISLTRAPHNIVSFCLGHREFVSRIFVIPNNPDLLLSASGDCTLRLWEYKSGKEVHCCHLDSLNPCEATKTGKKYAVSRTVYCCEGNYIAILYDCVPTVSIFQLDPAAQKLIYKQHISLSHKGWGIAFEETGGLWILQEDKQTPLLFYQPMDGQWQLATEDKGLMKMSKYLHDNWAVFEGSVGKESCYRNLYKASFDNMAVYLQKKEERLQQQKNKRKEPEHESNGQTKKIKTGAPSL